Part of the Imperialibacter roseus genome, TTTTTGCAAGTTCGCTGACACCGAAAAAAATGAGAAGAGTGGGGGTGAGGTATGAGAGGGTTTGTCCAAGGCCGGTGAACGCACTTTGAGTTAAAAAGCCAAGCGAATGTTGCTCCTTCGGCAGTTTGTCACTAACAAACGCCCGGTAGGGCTCCTGCGTGATGTTGTTAGCCGCATCGAGGATCCAAAGCACGCTTGCTGCCATCCACACGGTGCTGCTGTACGGCATCACGAGCAGACTAAGGCTACAGAATATAGCGCCTATGAGAAAATACGGAGTCCGGCGGCCCCATTTGGTGATGGTTTTGTCGCTTATGGCACCGATGATGGGTTGAACGATAAGTCCGGTCATGGGGCCTGCGAGCCACAGGAGGGGGAGTTCACTTTCTTCAGCGCCTAAATATGAATAAATAGGACTCATGTTGGCTTGCTGCAGGCCGAAGCTGTACTGGAGCCCGAAAAAGCCAAAATTCATGTTGATGATCTGCCAGAATTTGAGTGTAGGCTTGCCCATAAAAAAGTCTAATTTCTAACCTCCTTGTTGCCAGGAAGGTAATAACGTGCAGAAAATTGTTTTTGCAATGGAATTCTCAACTTTTAACCGCCACTGCTAAAAATTGTTTACGTTCACTGCAAGCCATTTCTATAGTAGCATTCCAAAAGCTGCTACTACTGTCATGGCTATTATAAACCACCGATACTGCTTCTCAGGAATTTTCTTAATGATGGCCACTCCGATAAGAGCGCCGAGGCCAATAGCCGGTAAAGTTACAAGGTCAAAAAGGAAGGAGTCTACAGTGATGGTGTGCCAGCTGAAGATGTGAAAAGGCAGCTTGAACCAATTGAGAACCATAAAGAACCAGGCTGCCGTACCGATGAATGAATTTTTCGGTAAGTGTACGGAGAGCAGGTAAAGGGCCATAACAGACCCTGCGAGGTTACCAACCATAGAGGTAAACCCGCCTGCAACGCCCATGAGTGCTGCAAGCCAAAAGTAAGCCGGCACCTTTTCTTCATTTTTTTTCCTCTTCTCCAGCCAAATCATTAGGCCGACCGAAGCAAAAATGATGATGGCCATGATGAGCTTAAAGGCCTCGTCGTCAATGTAGTTGCCCACCCAGGTGCCGAGTAAGGTTCCTGCTGCTGCCCATGGAAACAGCTTCCACAGGTGATCCCACGCCGCATGCCGGTGGTAGTACACCACTCCAAAAATATCGGCAAGGCACAAAATAGGAAGGAGGAAGCCGCTCGACTGCTTGCCACCAAACACAGCAGCCAGCAGCGGCACCGCTATCATTCCTGCCCCATGAACGCCTGTTTTGGACATGCCGATGAGCACTGACACCGAAAGTATCATCCACAAATCAGAGTGGGAAAGCTCATAGGAGAAAAGTTCTATCAACTAAGAATGAGATTTGGCGGTGGTCAGTTTCTGTCATTAAAAATGTAGGTGAAACTAGTCAAGGCCAAATTAATAACCGAAATTTTTTAAACCGGACAGTTTAAAAGATCAGGTTTTCTGCTTTTTCTTTTTTGCAGCCGGAAAAAGTATGTTGTTGAGAATCAGTCGGTAGCCAGGGGAATTTGGATGCAGATTGAGGTCAGTTGGGGGGTCGCCCACAAGGTGTTGATAGTCTTCCGGGTCGTGACCGCCATAGAAAGTATAAAAGCCCTTGCCAAATATGCCATGAAGATACCGCACTTCGCCAATGCTCTTATTTTCGCCCATTACCACCACATCGGGCTTAACGGTTGCATTTCTAAATGCAGTTGTTTGTCCCATAAAACCTTTAATGATCCGTTCATGGTTCTGGGTGAGCATGGTGGGAATGGGATCCCACTTGGCGCTGAACTCAAACAAATTGAAGTAATCGTTCCTCTCAATTACTCCCCGCTCGTTGGGCTGCATGTCGATGTTTGAGTATTCGTATTCAAGTGGCCGGCGTTCCAGCAGGAAGTCACCGAAAGCAAATGTTTTACTAAAGTCCAGCTTTTGCTGAGCCCGTGGGTCTGCCGGGTCGCCATCGTACATGCTTTCGCAAATGTCGATACCTTCGGCGGCCAGGGCAATATCGTAGGAGTCGGTAGCGGAGCACATGGCAAAGAGGAAGCCGCCGCTGCCCACAAAGTCTCTGATTTTTTTCGCCACGCCCAGCTTCATTTGTGACACCTTCATAAAGCCGTGTTTTCTGGCCATTTCTTCATAGTCTCTTTGCTGCTCTATGTACCAGGGGTAGTTACCATAGGCCCGGTAAAACTTCCCATACTGGCCGGTAAAATCTTCGTGGTGCAAATGCAGCCAGTCGTATTTGGGTAGCTCGTTGTACAGGATTTCCTCATCAAAAATGACATCGTAGGGAATCTCAGCGTAGGAGAGTACCATGGTCACGGCATCGTCCCAGGGTAGCTTACTTTTTGGTGAGTAAACGGCAATTTTTGGGTACTTTTCCAGCCTCATGGCGTCCATATTGGATGATGGACTCGCAATGACCTCAAGTATCTGCCCGGCTTCGGCATCGGAAATCACCTCATAGCTTACTCCCCGGATAATCAGCTCATTTTCAAAAGCCTGGTAATACTTAAACATAAAGCTGCCGCCCCTGTAGTTGAGCAGCCAGTCAATCTCAATATCTTTGGAAAGTACCCAATAGGCCACGCCATACGATTTCAAGTGGTTCGTTTGGCTGTTGTCCATCGGTATCAGGATTGAAGACGAGAATGCCTTGCTACCAATAAACAAAAAGATACAAAGGAGAAATATAATACGCTTCATGTGCTCAAATTTTTTCTATTGAACCTGCCTGAAGGGAGCACTTTTTCTTGCTCCGAAGGCTTAACTTCGCCAACTAAATCTAACAGAACAAGTCGTAAATTCCATGAGTCACCTTGTCTTAACGTACAATTGTGTGATTTAGTCACCTTTACAGTAACGTAAGAAACATTTTTTAGGTGAAATCAATTCTCTTTTCTGGAGTCCGATGTCAGAAATTGCTTTTTTGTACCACTTCGGCTCTCTTTTTCAGCCTCTGCACAGCCCTGTTGGCCGGGTCGAGTTCCAGTGCCTTATTAATGTATTTGTATGCACTCTCTAAATCACCTTTTTGTAGGTAAATCTCACCAAGGACAACATAGGGTTTGGGTACTTTTTTGTCTTTGAAACACTTCTTTAGCTTGTAGGCGAGCTCAAGTGCATTGTCATAGTTGCCGAGTGCAGCCTCCAGCGTCGATTCGTAGCCGATGAGGAAAGGGGCTGGCTTTTTAAGCGAGAGGTTATAGCTTTTTAGGGTGTCGAGTGCTTTTTGAGGCCCGTAAAGATAGTTTACGATCTCAAAGTACTCTGAGATAAAGTATACCTCATCCGGGTACTTCTTTCCAATCAAGCCGAAGTTTTGCAGGCCGGTTTGCAAGGCGATGCCAATCTTTTCCGCCGTTTTCACACTATCCATTTCCTCTCTGGCATTCAGAAATTCTATCAGCATCACCGACACATCGGCCACGAGTTGTTCGTCTTCCGTTGCCAGGTGCTTTTTGCTGTTGATCTTTTCAAGTATTTCGTAGCGTTCTTTAATGTCGGGTGAAATTCTACCCACAAGGCTTTGTCCTAAAATAAACTCAGGATCAAATGCTATGGCTTTTCGGTACGACTGCTCCGCCCGTGTATAGTCTGCATAGTCCATGATCTGCTTCCATCCAAGGTAGTAATAGTGTTTGGCGGAGTCAGATGGTGTGCTGAGAGGCAACAACTGCGCTTTGGCTTGAATTAAAAATGTGAAGAGTGTAATAAAAAGCAATAAAACCTTACTCATTAACTGTGTGTTGATAGCTTCTCAAAATGTAAAGCTATGAAAGTGAAGAAGATCGTACAACACGGCCTGGTATGAATGGCAAATGTAATTGCTTATTGGGGCAGGGATTCCTCGTAGTGGAATTTTGGAGATAGTTGTTGGTCGGCTGAGGCAGGCCTTTTGCAAAAAGGGCTGAATGGTTAAAAGCGGCGCCGAGAAATTGTTTTGAATACACATTTATTAGATTTACAAAGAATTTGAATTCCACATGATCATCTTAGAAAACATCCGGGAAGGTATCAAGGCTGTGCAAACGAACACACTAAGGTCAGTTCTTACTGCGATGATCATTGCGATAGGAATTACATCTTTGGTGGGAATTCTAACGGCCATAGAAGGGATACAGGCGTCTATCAATAACAGCTTGTCAGATTTGGGAGCTAACACCTTTGACGTCAGAACCAAACGTTACGATAACCGCAGGTCCAGCGGAGTAGAAGAAAAACGGTATCCGGCCATCAACTACCGTGAGGCCCGAAGATTCCTCGATCTTTACAACTCCTATGGCACTCCCTCTCTCACCACCTGGGTAACCGGAGTAGCCGAACTGAGCAGAGGGTCGAAGGTAACCAACCCAAACATGCGAATTGTGGGAGGGGACGCCAATATTCTCGTCGTTGAAGGCGGTGAGTTGTCGCAGGGGCGTAATTTTTCTCAGATTGAGGCACAGAATGGAGCTAACGTAGTCATTATTGGCGACGAGGTGTATAGTAATTTGTTTGAAAAGAACGAAAATCCTGTTAATCAATTCATTACGGCCTATGGGATCAGGTTCAGGGTGATTGGGGTTCTGGAAAAACAAGGAAATATTGGCGGAGACAGTGGGCTTGATAGGTACTTTTTGGTACCCCTGGAAACTGCGAGGAGGGTAGATCCACGACGGAACCTTCAATATACCATAACGGTAGCCATCAACGACCCTACGCAAATGGAGTATGCGATGGGCCAGGCCACAGGTCTCATGCGATCTATCCGAAAAGACCCCTTGGGCGAGCCGGATTCATTTGATGTAGCCAGAAACCAGTCGTTGGCCGAGAGCCTGGAAGAGATCACAGGCTACCTTCGAATGGGTGGATTTGGAATAGGGTTCATCACACTTTTGGGTGCTTCCATCGGGCTTATGAACATCATGCTGGTTTCAGTTACGGAGCGCACCAGGGAGATAGGCGTTCGCAAAGCGCTTGGTGCTTCACCTACTAAAATCAGACAGCAGTTCCTCATAGAAGCCATAGTTATCACGCAAATGGGTGGTATTGGAGGGATTATTTTGGGTATTCTGGTGGGCAATCTCATTGCTAAGTTGCTCGATGCAGATGGTTTTGTCATTCCATGGTTTTGGATGATGGTCGGCTTGCTTATTGGTATGTTTGTGGGGATACTCAGCGGTTATTTGCCGGCCTACAAAGCTTCGAAGCTTGACCCTATCGAATCTCTCCGATTCGAATAATTGCCATGTAGTGGTAACAATTTCGTAAATTGTGCTTTCTTGCTTTTAAAGAATTTCGTTGCCGTGCAAGTACAATTTATGTTATCGACTACCTGGAAGTGCTTGTGGATATTTTTTGGGCTATTCTTCCTTTCCTTTTTTGTAAAGGGGCAGGAGATCGCCATTACCGGAGTTTATCAGGGCAAATCTCTATTTATTCAAAACCCATTATCTGAGGGCGTTGAGAAGTTTTGTGTTAGAGAAGTATTGCTTAACGGGCGGGCGCTCAACCTTAATTTGAAGCTGTCGGCCCTGGAGATTGACTTCAAAGGGCTCGACTTATACACGCCTGTTTCGATAAGAGTGCTTCACGATACCATTTGTTCACCCAAGATTGTGAACCCGCAGGCCATTTTCTGGCATAGCTCTTTTCGCTTTAATAGCATTGTTTTCATTGAAGAGGAAATCAAGTGGAACACGAGAGGAGAGAGGGAAAAAGCATCCTATATCATTGAAAGGCTGGGGGGAGAAGATTGGATAGAAATAGATGAAATACCTTCACAGGGGCAATTTGCGTCTAGTGATTATTCCTACTTTCCTGAGCTGACTGAAGGCTCGAATAAATTCAGAGTAAAATATAGAGCAAGCGCTAACAACTATCTGTACTCTGATGAGGTTGAGTTTGTTTACTACAAGGTGCCCATTACCTTCACTCCAAAGGTGGTGTCCGACAAAATGACACTATCGAGGGCTACTGCTTTCGAAATCTTAAATGAAAAGGAAGAGGTGATTTTGACCGGAAATGCCAAAGAAATCCCTCTTCGTCTTCTGAAGCCTGGCAACTATTACATCATTCTCGACGGCTTTAAGGAGTCGTTTGTTAAGAAGTGAGGAGTTGACGCTGCTTGTTAAACCAGCGCTATTCCAAAGAACCTATCCAAAACAGTCAGGATGAAGATAATACCCAGTACGATCGGGCAGAAGTAACTCACCATCAGGTTGATAAATTTCTCCACAAAAGAGCCATGATAGTTAGGGTAACCCTGGGCAATTTCTTCATTGAGGTTGTGCTTTTTCCACACATAGGCGCCAAAGAACGAAATCAGGCAGCCGCCTAATGGTAGCAGGCTGTCATTAGCAATGTCCGACACCAGCGTCATGAAATCGGTCGGGTTGTCGTTACCCATATAGGTGATAAAAGAAGAGAAGAAGGGAGAATAGCCATTGGCCATCAGCGACGGGATGCCAACTATAAATATGATTATTGCTATCAGCCAAACAGCCTTTTTTCTGTCTATTTTGAGTTCATCCACAGCATAAGCAACAGGTACTTCTAAAAGCGATACCGTGCTGGTGAGAGCTGCAAAAGAAAGCAAAAGGAAGAAGGAAGCGCCCACTATTATCCCGAGAATTGGCCCAAATGACTCAAAAACGCCAGGAAGTGTGGCAAAAATAAGGCCCGGACCACCGGTGACCTCGTGCAAGTTTCCCTCACTCATGTAGGCAACGAATGGAAACATCATCAAACCTGCCAAAAATGCTACCGAAATGTCGGTGAGGGTGATCAGGGCAGCAGAAGAGATAATGTTCTCGTCTTTGGATACGTAGCTGCCGTAGGTAATGAGGGCTCCCATACCTAAAGAGAGAGAAAAGAATGCCTGACCAAGTGCACTGTATACTACTTCAAAATTGATTTCCGAAAAGTCGGGTACGAGGTAAAACTTAACCCCCTCCATGGCGTGAGGCAATGTCATGGCGTAGGCCACCAGCGAAATAATAAGAATGAGGAGGGTAGGCATCAGAATTTTGGAAGCTTTTTCGATGCCGCCGGACACGCCCTTTGAAACGATAAAAGCTGTAGAGAACATGAACACGGCACCATAGGCTCCAATTTTGACCACATCCTTGATGTAATCTCCAAACTGCCCTCCAATGGCAAAGTTGCCCATTAGCATTTCGAGAAAGTAGCCAAAGGCCCAACCTGCCACCACATTATAGAAAGAAAGGATAAGCACGCCGGCTAGCACCCCCATTTTCCCAAGAAACTTCCATTTCGGAAATCCGAGAGCACCAAATGCTCCAACTGGGTCTTTTTGGGTTTTTCGGCCGATGGCAATCTCAGTCACCATTACCGGAAAGCAGAGAATGAAGCAAAAGCCGAGGTACATCAACACAAAGGCTGCGCCGCCACCATCAGCCACCTCAAATGGGAATTTCCAAATGTTGCCCAAACCAACAGCTGAACCAGCTGCGGCCGCAATGAAACCGATCTTACTATTGAAATTCCCTCTAGAAGCCATTTGGTAGTTAGGTTAAGTTTGTTTCCAACATGCAATCTATCAAATGCGACGAAAAATCTTTATTGCGTAGCGTCATAATTATTTCTGCGGTTAATTGTGCACTTTATAAGCTTGACCTGAAGAGTCAGCCCGTATTTTGGATCTAATTCTCGAATTCGTCTGCATAATTCCTCTCCGGGGGTCTCGCTTCTGTTACGTTACATTCCATGTAAGATTAACATCTGAACGTCATTTACCTGGGATGTAATCTCATCAAACCCATAGAACTCCAGTTTACTTCATTTTATCAATGAAGGGATATTGTGGCCTTAGAGATATCAATAAAAGCAAATTAATTATACTTCAAATTAGTATAATTCAATTATATTGACGTTGGGGTGCTTCTTATTGAAATGACAAGGCGGGCTGGTTGTAGTCAACCCTTACACATGTAGTAATTCGGAAGAGATTGACAAACAGGCTACTTGGACGATTTTTATATTTGAAAATGCCGGAGTTGCATTTCGTACGAACTCGAAATGACTTGACTACTTATAAATAAGTATTTATTATCAGCCAAATTAAATTGATATGAATATTATTGGTATTAATTATATAATTCCTATGTTTATGCCTCAATTGTATTTTTACAGGTTGTTGCACCGCTACTGAGAGATTTTATAGGTTAAGTTGTATGAATAATTTGATGTTTACCAATCCCGCAAAAACTACAAAATAGAATAATAGCCAACTTTAGTTTTTCTTTAGGGAACCCCGAATTTTCATCAGCTATTCCTGGATTATTAGGATCATAACTTGATCTGAGATCAGTGGTGTTTAGCTATTCTTTCAACAATCTTTTAGTTCAAACACCTCTTATCTTCGACGAAACTTTTTGTTATAGCATAGGATCTTTGCTATTTGTATCGTCAATAGTTATGACTTTCTGACAAAAATATTGTAATTATAAATCGGTGTTTTTTTCATCTGATCGAAATATGAATTGGACCATTTCTAACCTTAGCCGGTCATGAAGATAAATTTGGCAAAAATCCAACTGGCAATAATAGTTTGCCTAATTCCTTTTTTTGGTGCCAGGGCTCAGGAGTTCTCGGTGGGTGTTAACACACTTACTCCGAATAAGAACGCAGTTTTGCATCTGGTGTCCCCAAATAGTAATCAGGGATTCCTTGTTCCACAGGTTTCTACCAATCAGCGGCAGTCCATGATTCCGATACTTGCTAGCGGAACGACAAACAATGGACTGATTGTGTATGACGGTGATGAAAACAGTTTCTACTACTGGGCCAATGGTGCATGGCGCAAAGGACTGGGTGTGTTTGAAGGAGCCGTGGCCGGAGGAGATTTGACTGGAACGTTCCCTAACCCTGTCTTAAAGCCTTCTATTGTAACTTTTGACAAGCTTGCGCCTTTTAGCGTTATCGGTGAGAAGATAGCTCCGGGTGCAGTAACGACTGATAAAATTGAAAATGGTGCAGTTACCTCTGATAAATTAGCTGTAAGCGGAGCTACAGCAGGCACATTTGGCAATGAGACAACGGTATCGCAAGTAACAGTGAATGACCGTGGCATCATCACAAGTGTGGCAAACGTCGCAATATCTATTGTGTCGGACAATATCGTTGATGGCAGCATCATTAACATTGACCTGGCTAACAATACCATTACGATCAATAAGATTGATGCCGAAGGGACGGTCTCCTCTGTATTGGGGACGGATGCAGCCGGTGCCCCAACCTGGATACCGCTAAGCAATTTTGCAAGCTCTACTTTAGCTACAAGCAATGTATTTATTGGCGACGACACGGGGACGGCCTCAGCCCAACCCGTTATCGGTGATGCCACCCTTACCTACACAGCTACAGGTGCCGATTTGCAGCTGGCGGCAGATGCTGTAACCACCAACGAAATCGCTACAGGTGCCGTCACAAGTAATGAGATTTTGGATGGGGGGGTGCAGACCGCCGATATAGCTGATCAGAATGTCACTACTGCAAAACTTGCAGACGACGGAGTAACCGCCACTAAAATTAATGACGACGTGGCTGGAGTCGGCTTAAGTCCAAATGCTACGACAGGTGCCCTGGATGTAAATGCAGGCAATGGCCTGACCATCAATGGCGATGATCTTGAAGCAGACATTGCTCAGTTGGCTGGCCAGGGCCTGGGGGCAAACACCGGAACTGGGGCAGTAGATATTAAGGTAGACGGTACTTCGCTGGAAATTGCGTCGGATATTGTGCAGGTAGCGAGCGGGGGAATTGGTAATGCAAAGCTTGCCACTGATGCCGTTACTTCCGATAAAATTGCCGATGGCAGCATAAGCGCAGCCGATATAGCAACTGGCGCAGTAACAACAGATGAGATTTTGGATCTTACCATTGCGACGGCGGACATTGCCAACGACGCAGTAACCAGAGATAAAATCAACGCCAATGTGGCTGGCGATGGTCTTGAACAATTTACCGATGGAACCCTAAGGGTGAAAGTAGGGAGTGGGCTCTCGTTTGATCCTGACAAAAAGCTACAGTTGGCGATTGTACCTAACGATGACGAATTTTTGATCGGTACCTCGTC contains:
- a CDS encoding asparagine synthetase B, whose protein sequence is MKRIIFLLCIFLFIGSKAFSSSILIPMDNSQTNHLKSYGVAYWVLSKDIEIDWLLNYRGGSFMFKYYQAFENELIIRGVSYEVISDAEAGQILEVIASPSSNMDAMRLEKYPKIAVYSPKSKLPWDDAVTMVLSYAEIPYDVIFDEEILYNELPKYDWLHLHHEDFTGQYGKFYRAYGNYPWYIEQQRDYEEMARKHGFMKVSQMKLGVAKKIRDFVGSGGFLFAMCSATDSYDIALAAEGIDICESMYDGDPADPRAQQKLDFSKTFAFGDFLLERRPLEYEYSNIDMQPNERGVIERNDYFNLFEFSAKWDPIPTMLTQNHERIIKGFMGQTTAFRNATVKPDVVVMGENKSIGEVRYLHGIFGKGFYTFYGGHDPEDYQHLVGDPPTDLNLHPNSPGYRLILNNILFPAAKKKKQKT
- a CDS encoding ABC transporter permease; amino-acid sequence: MIILENIREGIKAVQTNTLRSVLTAMIIAIGITSLVGILTAIEGIQASINNSLSDLGANTFDVRTKRYDNRRSSGVEEKRYPAINYREARRFLDLYNSYGTPSLTTWVTGVAELSRGSKVTNPNMRIVGGDANILVVEGGELSQGRNFSQIEAQNGANVVIIGDEVYSNLFEKNENPVNQFITAYGIRFRVIGVLEKQGNIGGDSGLDRYFLVPLETARRVDPRRNLQYTITVAINDPTQMEYAMGQATGLMRSIRKDPLGEPDSFDVARNQSLAESLEEITGYLRMGGFGIGFITLLGASIGLMNIMLVSVTERTREIGVRKALGASPTKIRQQFLIEAIVITQMGGIGGIILGILVGNLIAKLLDADGFVIPWFWMMVGLLIGMFVGILSGYLPAYKASKLDPIESLRFE
- a CDS encoding sulfite exporter TauE/SafE family protein, with amino-acid sequence MIELFSYELSHSDLWMILSVSVLIGMSKTGVHGAGMIAVPLLAAVFGGKQSSGFLLPILCLADIFGVVYYHRHAAWDHLWKLFPWAAAGTLLGTWVGNYIDDEAFKLIMAIIIFASVGLMIWLEKRKKNEEKVPAYFWLAALMGVAGGFTSMVGNLAGSVMALYLLSVHLPKNSFIGTAAWFFMVLNWFKLPFHIFSWHTITVDSFLFDLVTLPAIGLGALIGVAIIKKIPEKQYRWFIIAMTVVAAFGMLL
- a CDS encoding sodium-dependent transporter is translated as MASRGNFNSKIGFIAAAAGSAVGLGNIWKFPFEVADGGGAAFVLMYLGFCFILCFPVMVTEIAIGRKTQKDPVGAFGALGFPKWKFLGKMGVLAGVLILSFYNVVAGWAFGYFLEMLMGNFAIGGQFGDYIKDVVKIGAYGAVFMFSTAFIVSKGVSGGIEKASKILMPTLLILIISLVAYAMTLPHAMEGVKFYLVPDFSEINFEVVYSALGQAFFSLSLGMGALITYGSYVSKDENIISSAALITLTDISVAFLAGLMMFPFVAYMSEGNLHEVTGGPGLIFATLPGVFESFGPILGIIVGASFFLLLSFAALTSTVSLLEVPVAYAVDELKIDRKKAVWLIAIIIFIVGIPSLMANGYSPFFSSFITYMGNDNPTDFMTLVSDIANDSLLPLGGCLISFFGAYVWKKHNLNEEIAQGYPNYHGSFVEKFINLMVSYFCPIVLGIIFILTVLDRFFGIALV
- a CDS encoding tetratricopeptide repeat protein encodes the protein MSKVLLLFITLFTFLIQAKAQLLPLSTPSDSAKHYYYLGWKQIMDYADYTRAEQSYRKAIAFDPEFILGQSLVGRISPDIKERYEILEKINSKKHLATEDEQLVADVSVMLIEFLNAREEMDSVKTAEKIGIALQTGLQNFGLIGKKYPDEVYFISEYFEIVNYLYGPQKALDTLKSYNLSLKKPAPFLIGYESTLEAALGNYDNALELAYKLKKCFKDKKVPKPYVVLGEIYLQKGDLESAYKYINKALELDPANRAVQRLKKRAEVVQKSNF